Sequence from the bacterium genome:
AAGTAGGAATAGCGAAACCGCTTGTGTGCCCTATTAAACCTTCAATAATTTCTATACCTTTTCCGACTGGAGTTCTAAAATGGCTTAAGCCTTCTGTTAAATCACATTGATATAAATAATACGGTCTCACTCTACTTTGAACAAGGTCGTGTGATAATTTTTTAATTATCCGTGGACAGTCATTTACTCCTGCCAATAACACACTCTGGTTACCTAATGGAATTCCTGCATCGGCCAACTTTCTTAACGATTCTTTTGCAGAAGCCGTTATTTCTCTCGGGTGATTGAAATGTGTATTGATCCATAACGGATGATGCTTTCTCAATATTTTAATTAAATCGTCAGTTATGCGATAAGGCAAAACAGCAGGCATCCTTGTTCCTATTCTTATTACCTCAACATGCTGAATTTTTTGCAGTTCGGTCAGTATCCAGTCAAGATAGTCATCTGACAACATAAAAGGGTCGCCTCCAGAAAGCAGAACATCTCTGACAACAGAGGTATTTTTTATATAGTTAATACCTTTCATTGCTTCTTTCTTTGATGGAATATAATCCACATCGCCAACTTTCCTTTTTCTTGTGCAATGCCTGCAGTACATAGAACATATATTGCTTACTATAAATAAAACCCTATCCGGATATCTATGTGTTATACCAACAACTGGACTATCTTTATCTTCATGCAAGGGGTCACTCATATCATATTTTTCTAAAATTAGTTC
This genomic interval carries:
- the ablA gene encoding lysine 2,3-aminomutase, whose protein sequence is MEFDNKQQKNIVNIISTDQEPVFSNWRDYKWQLKHSIKDIETFKKLTDIKFSKKEKSELKKTIDKFPISITPYYLSLINKDDYLNDPVFRQSFPDPRELILEKYDMSDPLHEDKDSPVVGITHRYPDRVLFIVSNICSMYCRHCTRKRKVGDVDYIPSKKEAMKGINYIKNTSVVRDVLLSGGDPFMLSDDYLDWILTELQKIQHVEVIRIGTRMPAVLPYRITDDLIKILRKHHPLWINTHFNHPREITASAKESLRKLADAGIPLGNQSVLLAGVNDCPRIIKKLSHDLVQSRVRPYYLYQCDLTEGLSHFRTPVGKGIEIIEGLIGHTSGFAIPTYVIDTPGGAGKIPVIPNYIISWSTNKIVLRNYEGVISTYKEPDSYEPIFCDRNCADCKLQLKLDSAEEIRATGVGKLLSDFDKTIALTPEHSDRAKRRNKKPKEY